The Myxococcales bacterium genome includes a region encoding these proteins:
- a CDS encoding polyketide synthase dehydratase domain-containing protein: protein MSSSSPPSSSRPANPSFEPIAIVGRACVLPGALNPKELWELVLAGKDVLGPVPAGRWGIATERVLAAGSSTVDRTSTDRGGYVKGFEQCFDPTGFAIEAEDVTSLDPLFQWVLHTAREALRDAGHAASGTRVGAIFGNLSFPSASMSRYAESIWRADSDLSATEPRPDPRNRFTSGLPALILERALELKAGAFALDAACASSLYAIKYACDWLHDDRADVMLAGAVNCADDLFIHVGFSALSALSKSGRSRPFHREADGLMPAEGAAFVALRRLADARRDGDEILGVIRGVGLSNDGRGQGALVPAREGQVRAIRAAYEVSGVSPRDISLLECHATGTAIGDATEIESLGDVFGTLPEPVGIGSLKSNMGHLITAAGVAGLIKVLEGMRASVRPPTLHADDPIDAIDGSSFRILEKAEPWQVPGFVSDGVRRAGISAFGFGGNNAHLIVEQFDPERSIANAVPADPQLAKFVVGDKLVPVAIVGVGVVASGCPDRAAFSDALLGGASCVKPDASGKLEGRIEVFDVDIAALGIPPNDLRQTLPQQLLMLDAGCQAAAEVAALPRERTGVYVGMGTDPEVARYGARWRLAEWAVALGIDLESQAEEDWLGNARDGVVDVLESAGVIGSMPNIVANRLNRQLDLAGPSCTISLEERSGLEALRVALRALREHELDAALVGAVDMSCEPVHVAAARECLSSGSGCEIPGDAAVALVIKRLEDAERDGDRIYAVIDGDREVTTDDRVLNFGPQSEIGSLDDRWGHAHAASGLLHLTAAALSLHHRRRPDGRPWLSSGRRTARLAVAAMSGAEGVESIWSLAEHVESPPRSERSSMMLHIYEGRDASSVLAALDEGRTSTPASDSSSTALPARLVLVAGDDETLKQRIQRARAHIIDGAPPGEGVHYRAEPVRGDLAFVFTSAGSAYHGMGEELLAALPELGDRLGRRFDGLAEAMSWVFEGKDAAATNDQRLWGASCLSQMHAELTRGLLEIEPDAAIGYSSGESNSLFALGAWTDMDAMRREIDESGLYTNELAGPFDAIARVWGAADGQLEEVRWAVWGLLAPVARVREWIASEERLHLAIIHTKNDCVIAGDADACQRIVQRVSEELGNGRCHKLDYNMAAHVPEVDEFRDAWLDIHRREVTPVPGVRFYSGGSDAAYTPETEACTQTIMNQAHRTLDFSQVIERAWADGVRVFIEHGPMSACSGWIRDLLGERNQQAVVVALDRKGRGIETIFEAIAALIAAGVPVDPSRLLERLNPVVRDTSPQLSATDQQRKTPHLRLPGHREAVRFPTRSKHSDGVEIMQPAPALPSIMDEDWVVPAAIQTEIPLPIEVPAAAAISAPTGSAGPAVDVWQQHVEQLSRVHQQFVSQQAQMHQRFLALRQNLRPTAEVLSTGGTVLAPVVQPIVSAPAPIVQTKVTAPSSHPRPAVVAAPKPVTKPVPSKLDEPDPVSNQVIQHPIGPTLDRAQVEIHASGRISEIYGPMFEQQDGFARQVRMPEPPLLLADRVTGIDAKPGEHGAGIMWTETDVLDDSWYLNRGRMPAGIMIESGQADLMLISYMGADFLNQGERVYRLLGCELTYEGDLPQPGDTLCYEIHVDGHARQDDIRLFFFHYQCLIDGVPRISIKGGQAGFFSDEELANSEGILWSAEEAEPTKNPRLDPPAVACTQSSFDRAQLRAFAEGRTWECFGDGFEHSRTHTESPAIQSGKMLFLDEVSEFDPTGGPWGRGYLRAEAPVHPDDWFFDGHFKNDPCMPGTLMFEGCLQAMSFYLAALGFTLERDSWRFQPVIGESIQMRCRGQVTPQSKHVVYEVFVEEVIDGPVPTLYADLLCTVDGRKAFHARRTGLSLVPDWPLSNRKELLASLVESKPVASVPTKDGGRFAFDQKSMLACAWGKPSDAFGPMYTRFDAPGRVPRLPGPPYLFVSRATKISGEIGAMEVGSTVEIEYDIPPDAWYLNENGARTLPYCVILEAALQPCGWLASYIGSALTVDDEVCFRNLDGTATLEAELFEDAGTLRTAVTLKNISKAAGMIVVSFDVECFLSGEQGERRVYVMDTVFGFFPPEALSLENQIGQPTSDEQRALLSEASDFNLDLTGEPDRYFAGSLRLGGARLRTLDRVTGYWPEGGAESLGRVRAERSIDAEDWYFKAHFFQDPVQPGSLGIEAMIQTLQFFMLESGMGEGIDAPRFEPIALGRPMTWKYRGQVVPLNNTVQVTLDVTEVGRDENGPFAIASASLWCDGIRIYSADGMGMRIVSGAPPSRGRKSKSSEVILDPAVDLWLADHCPTWNRPALPMMCIADQLACAVPGQVVALHDVQLKGWVDFDGPRRLWTEVEPRSANSYFVQLYADSGDALDSSEGIEVASARVETGDRKPAPPALNAEEGREISDPYLSGNLFHGPAFQLMKRGEITDHGASLVLDASAGSVPIGLLHPALLDAALHGIPHDQLHLWAPEIAKDKVAYPARITALTLYGEIPNRGEVRCEIRFDGYLAKPDLPRFKIQLIGDQGVFAELSLVEACFPKGALGSATPLDRRSFLRDREFVEGVSLSRRRNGETRLCEAEVLASDWMPGTIEGIYRSKDVETIAIKEHLALRERLHPGDLPDALPLNRLAIEVYRDGQDFVVRDETGFDRNSRSLALERLHRFWNPLLGIDSQWLGQDLWEGLIQRYVGRVVVEDPDAFASLGGRGAIFVGNHQVQIESLLVTNMLSALTGTQVVTMANAKHEQGWIGWILKMLATYPGARDPKSILYFDQSKPDSMFEILANLKPDLAAGRRAFFVHPQGTRSQSCREPVTKISSLFLDLALELEIPIVPIRISGGLSVQPAVGKLEFPIAHGAQDYTIGAPISPKELGSFAYGERGRRVLAAMNALGPPLKHEKPNAGDRAFSARVNKWQKETGASEIEATFFRILQEAPLAGSETLQLIEGARHRLLRLGSDPVSVWLGSLAAKLYGPQGPKVEVGA, encoded by the coding sequence TTGTCGTCATCATCACCCCCTTCATCTTCTCGACCTGCGAATCCCTCTTTCGAACCGATCGCGATCGTTGGACGTGCCTGCGTGCTGCCGGGCGCGCTGAATCCCAAAGAACTCTGGGAACTGGTTCTGGCGGGGAAGGACGTTCTCGGTCCGGTGCCGGCCGGTCGGTGGGGGATTGCGACCGAACGAGTGCTCGCGGCTGGGTCCTCCACGGTCGATCGCACCTCCACCGATCGCGGTGGCTATGTGAAGGGGTTCGAGCAGTGCTTTGATCCGACCGGGTTCGCGATCGAAGCAGAAGATGTGACGAGCCTGGATCCACTCTTTCAGTGGGTGCTCCACACTGCGCGCGAAGCATTGCGAGATGCGGGGCACGCAGCGAGTGGCACGCGAGTTGGCGCCATCTTCGGCAACTTGTCCTTTCCTTCCGCGTCGATGTCGCGCTACGCCGAATCGATCTGGAGAGCCGACTCAGACCTTTCGGCGACCGAGCCACGACCCGATCCGCGCAATCGATTTACTTCGGGGTTGCCGGCGCTGATTCTCGAACGCGCGCTCGAGCTCAAAGCCGGCGCCTTTGCCCTCGACGCCGCCTGCGCGAGTTCGCTCTATGCGATCAAGTATGCGTGTGACTGGCTCCACGACGATCGGGCCGATGTCATGCTCGCGGGTGCAGTCAATTGTGCGGACGATCTCTTCATCCACGTCGGGTTCTCGGCGCTCTCGGCGCTCAGCAAGAGCGGGCGGAGCCGCCCCTTCCATCGCGAAGCCGACGGCTTGATGCCGGCCGAGGGAGCGGCGTTCGTTGCGCTGCGACGGCTAGCAGATGCGCGTCGCGACGGAGATGAGATCCTGGGTGTGATCCGCGGGGTGGGGCTCTCGAACGACGGCCGCGGTCAGGGCGCATTGGTTCCCGCGCGAGAAGGCCAGGTGCGCGCCATTCGCGCGGCCTACGAAGTGAGCGGCGTGTCGCCCCGGGATATTTCGCTGCTCGAGTGCCACGCAACCGGTACCGCGATCGGCGATGCAACGGAAATCGAAAGCCTCGGCGATGTTTTCGGAACCCTGCCGGAGCCTGTCGGGATCGGCTCGCTCAAATCGAACATGGGACATCTCATCACCGCGGCAGGTGTCGCCGGTCTGATCAAAGTACTGGAGGGCATGCGCGCCTCCGTTCGTCCGCCGACACTTCACGCCGACGACCCGATCGATGCGATCGACGGATCCTCTTTTCGCATTCTCGAAAAAGCGGAACCCTGGCAAGTGCCCGGCTTTGTATCGGACGGGGTGAGGCGCGCCGGGATCTCGGCCTTCGGCTTTGGTGGCAACAACGCACACTTGATTGTCGAACAATTTGATCCAGAGCGATCCATTGCCAACGCCGTTCCGGCGGATCCTCAGTTGGCAAAATTTGTGGTCGGCGACAAGCTCGTGCCCGTCGCGATTGTGGGCGTTGGGGTCGTGGCGTCTGGTTGTCCCGATCGCGCTGCCTTCAGCGATGCTTTGCTCGGGGGAGCGAGTTGTGTGAAGCCCGACGCGAGTGGAAAACTCGAGGGGCGCATCGAGGTCTTCGATGTCGATATCGCGGCGCTCGGAATCCCGCCCAACGATCTGCGACAGACACTTCCACAGCAGCTTCTGATGTTGGACGCCGGATGCCAGGCGGCGGCCGAAGTCGCTGCTCTGCCCAGGGAGCGAACCGGCGTCTATGTCGGCATGGGGACCGATCCGGAGGTCGCGCGTTACGGCGCACGCTGGCGACTCGCAGAGTGGGCCGTGGCTTTGGGGATCGACCTGGAGAGTCAAGCCGAAGAGGATTGGTTGGGAAACGCGCGCGATGGCGTGGTCGATGTGCTCGAATCCGCCGGGGTCATCGGCAGCATGCCGAACATCGTGGCGAACCGGCTCAACCGTCAACTGGACCTCGCCGGACCGAGCTGCACGATCTCGTTGGAAGAACGCTCCGGACTCGAAGCGCTAAGGGTTGCGCTGCGTGCTCTGCGCGAGCACGAACTCGATGCCGCGCTGGTCGGAGCGGTAGACATGTCGTGCGAGCCTGTTCATGTCGCGGCCGCTCGCGAGTGTCTGTCTTCGGGATCGGGATGCGAGATTCCCGGAGATGCCGCAGTCGCATTGGTGATCAAGCGTCTCGAAGATGCTGAGCGCGACGGCGATCGGATCTACGCTGTAATCGACGGAGACAGAGAAGTAACGACCGACGACCGGGTACTGAACTTTGGTCCCCAGAGCGAAATCGGATCTCTCGACGATCGTTGGGGACACGCGCACGCGGCCTCGGGACTTTTGCATCTGACCGCCGCGGCCCTGTCTCTTCATCACCGCAGACGCCCGGATGGCAGGCCTTGGCTTTCGTCCGGTAGGAGAACCGCGCGCCTGGCCGTTGCGGCGATGAGCGGCGCAGAGGGCGTTGAGTCGATTTGGAGTCTCGCGGAACACGTTGAATCGCCGCCTCGTTCTGAGCGCAGCTCGATGATGTTACATATTTACGAAGGTCGCGACGCAAGTAGCGTGTTGGCGGCGCTTGACGAGGGGAGAACCTCGACACCTGCAAGCGATTCTTCGAGCACGGCATTGCCCGCGCGATTGGTTCTGGTCGCGGGGGACGACGAGACGCTAAAGCAAAGGATCCAGCGGGCGCGCGCACATATTATCGATGGTGCTCCGCCGGGCGAGGGCGTTCACTATCGCGCCGAGCCGGTCCGCGGTGATCTCGCATTCGTCTTTACCTCCGCCGGTTCGGCATACCACGGCATGGGCGAAGAACTGCTGGCGGCGTTGCCCGAGTTGGGCGATCGGCTCGGACGTCGCTTCGACGGACTCGCGGAGGCAATGAGCTGGGTGTTCGAGGGGAAAGACGCCGCGGCCACAAACGATCAACGGCTCTGGGGTGCTTCGTGTCTCAGCCAGATGCACGCGGAGTTGACCCGGGGTCTGCTCGAAATTGAACCCGATGCGGCGATTGGATACTCGTCGGGAGAGAGCAACTCACTCTTTGCGCTCGGGGCCTGGACCGACATGGACGCGATGCGCCGGGAGATCGACGAGAGCGGGCTCTACACCAACGAACTGGCCGGTCCCTTCGATGCGATCGCTCGGGTGTGGGGGGCTGCAGACGGGCAACTCGAAGAAGTTCGTTGGGCCGTGTGGGGACTCCTGGCACCGGTCGCCCGGGTGCGCGAGTGGATTGCCAGCGAGGAGCGTCTCCACCTCGCAATCATCCACACCAAAAATGATTGCGTGATCGCAGGTGACGCCGATGCATGTCAGCGGATCGTTCAACGGGTAAGCGAAGAACTTGGAAACGGGCGCTGCCACAAGCTCGACTACAACATGGCCGCGCACGTCCCCGAAGTCGACGAGTTCCGCGATGCGTGGCTCGATATTCATCGACGCGAAGTCACCCCGGTCCCCGGCGTGCGGTTTTATTCCGGCGGCAGCGACGCGGCCTACACCCCCGAAACCGAGGCCTGCACCCAGACGATCATGAACCAGGCTCATCGCACCCTCGACTTTTCGCAGGTCATCGAACGCGCGTGGGCGGATGGTGTGCGGGTTTTTATCGAGCACGGCCCGATGAGCGCGTGCTCGGGTTGGATTCGCGACTTGTTGGGCGAGCGAAACCAGCAGGCGGTCGTGGTCGCCCTCGACCGAAAGGGACGGGGAATCGAGACCATCTTCGAGGCGATCGCAGCGTTGATCGCCGCCGGCGTTCCGGTGGATCCTTCGCGGTTGCTGGAGCGGCTGAACCCGGTAGTGCGCGACACGTCGCCACAACTCTCTGCAACAGATCAGCAACGCAAGACACCGCACCTGCGACTACCCGGACATCGAGAAGCTGTCCGTTTTCCGACCCGGAGCAAACATTCCGATGGAGTAGAGATCATGCAGCCTGCGCCGGCACTTCCCTCGATCATGGATGAGGACTGGGTCGTGCCCGCCGCGATCCAAACCGAGATACCGCTACCCATCGAGGTTCCCGCGGCGGCGGCCATCAGTGCCCCCACTGGCTCCGCCGGTCCCGCGGTGGATGTCTGGCAACAGCATGTGGAACAGTTGTCCCGGGTTCATCAGCAATTCGTCAGCCAACAGGCACAAATGCATCAACGCTTTCTTGCGTTGCGCCAGAACCTGCGGCCGACCGCCGAAGTATTGAGCACCGGTGGAACCGTTCTGGCCCCGGTTGTTCAACCGATCGTTTCCGCGCCCGCGCCCATCGTGCAGACTAAAGTCACCGCGCCCAGCTCGCATCCCAGACCTGCGGTCGTGGCTGCACCCAAGCCAGTAACCAAGCCAGTACCCAGCAAGCTAGATGAGCCCGACCCAGTGTCGAACCAGGTTATCCAGCATCCGATTGGCCCCACCCTCGATCGTGCTCAAGTCGAGATTCACGCATCGGGTCGCATCTCCGAGATTTACGGTCCGATGTTCGAACAGCAAGACGGCTTCGCGCGCCAGGTACGAATGCCCGAGCCTCCGCTTTTGCTGGCAGATCGTGTTACGGGAATCGACGCCAAGCCGGGTGAGCACGGTGCCGGGATCATGTGGACCGAGACCGACGTGCTCGACGATTCCTGGTATCTCAATCGAGGACGCATGCCCGCCGGCATCATGATCGAGTCCGGGCAGGCGGACCTGATGTTGATCTCGTACATGGGTGCCGACTTCCTCAATCAGGGGGAGCGGGTGTATCGGCTGCTCGGTTGTGAACTCACCTACGAAGGTGATCTTCCGCAGCCGGGTGACACCCTCTGCTATGAGATCCACGTTGATGGTCACGCGCGGCAAGACGACATTCGGTTGTTCTTCTTTCACTACCAATGCCTGATCGATGGGGTGCCGCGGATCAGCATCAAGGGTGGGCAAGCGGGTTTCTTCAGCGATGAAGAACTCGCCAACTCCGAGGGAATCTTGTGGTCTGCCGAAGAGGCCGAGCCGACGAAGAATCCCCGGCTCGACCCACCCGCGGTTGCGTGTACGCAATCGAGTTTTGATCGCGCTCAGCTTCGGGCGTTTGCCGAAGGCCGGACATGGGAGTGCTTTGGAGACGGCTTCGAACACAGTCGCACGCACACCGAAAGCCCGGCGATCCAGAGCGGCAAGATGCTCTTTCTCGACGAGGTGAGTGAATTCGATCCGACGGGTGGGCCATGGGGGCGTGGCTACCTGCGCGCCGAAGCCCCGGTGCATCCGGACGACTGGTTCTTCGACGGACATTTCAAGAACGATCCCTGCATGCCGGGAACCCTGATGTTCGAAGGCTGCCTGCAGGCGATGTCGTTCTATCTCGCCGCGCTGGGCTTCACCCTCGAGCGAGACTCCTGGCGCTTCCAACCGGTGATCGGAGAGTCGATCCAGATGCGTTGCCGCGGTCAGGTGACGCCGCAATCAAAGCACGTCGTCTACGAAGTATTCGTCGAAGAAGTGATCGACGGCCCGGTTCCCACCCTCTACGCCGACTTGCTCTGTACCGTGGACGGACGCAAGGCATTTCACGCCCGGCGCACGGGCCTTTCGCTGGTTCCCGACTGGCCGCTTTCGAATCGCAAAGAGCTGCTGGCCAGCCTCGTTGAATCGAAACCAGTCGCCAGTGTCCCGACAAAAGACGGCGGGCGTTTTGCCTTTGATCAAAAATCGATGCTCGCGTGTGCCTGGGGCAAGCCTTCCGACGCGTTTGGGCCGATGTATACGCGCTTCGATGCACCGGGTCGCGTGCCGCGACTCCCGGGTCCACCGTACTTGTTCGTATCTCGCGCCACGAAGATCAGCGGAGAAATCGGGGCGATGGAGGTCGGCTCGACCGTCGAGATCGAATACGACATACCGCCCGACGCCTGGTATCTGAATGAAAACGGTGCTCGAACGCTGCCGTACTGCGTGATCCTCGAGGCCGCCCTGCAACCCTGCGGCTGGCTCGCGAGCTATATCGGTTCGGCCCTCACCGTCGACGACGAAGTCTGCTTTCGCAACCTGGACGGTACCGCCACACTCGAGGCCGAATTATTTGAAGATGCCGGTACCCTGCGGACTGCGGTCACCCTCAAGAACATCTCCAAGGCCGCCGGTATGATCGTCGTGAGCTTCGACGTCGAGTGTTTCCTGTCGGGAGAGCAGGGCGAGCGGCGTGTCTATGTCATGGACACCGTGTTCGGCTTCTTCCCCCCCGAGGCGCTGTCGCTCGAAAATCAAATCGGTCAGCCCACCAGCGACGAGCAACGCGCACTTCTGAGTGAGGCGAGTGACTTCAATCTCGACCTCACGGGTGAACCCGATCGCTACTTCGCCGGTAGTCTCAGGTTGGGCGGCGCAAGACTGCGCACCCTCGATCGGGTGACGGGCTATTGGCCCGAAGGCGGTGCCGAGAGCCTCGGCCGGGTGCGAGCGGAGCGGAGCATCGACGCGGAGGACTGGTACTTCAAGGCGCACTTCTTTCAGGATCCGGTGCAGCCGGGGTCGCTCGGGATCGAGGCCATGATCCAGACCTTGCAGTTTTTCATGTTGGAGAGCGGTATGGGCGAAGGCATCGACGCGCCCCGGTTCGAGCCCATCGCGCTGGGTCGGCCGATGACCTGGAAGTACCGCGGACAGGTGGTGCCGCTGAACAACACGGTTCAAGTCACGTTGGATGTGACCGAAGTCGGACGAGACGAGAACGGCCCGTTCGCGATTGCAAGCGCATCACTGTGGTGCGACGGCATTCGAATCTATTCAGCCGATGGAATGGGAATGCGCATCGTCTCGGGAGCGCCGCCATCCCGCGGTCGCAAATCCAAAAGTTCCGAGGTGATTCTCGACCCCGCGGTCGATCTCTGGCTTGCCGACCACTGTCCGACCTGGAATCGTCCGGCCCTGCCGATGATGTGTATTGCAGATCAACTGGCCTGCGCGGTTCCGGGACAGGTCGTTGCACTGCACGACGTTCAGCTCAAGGGTTGGGTGGACTTCGATGGCCCGCGGCGTTTGTGGACCGAAGTCGAACCACGATCTGCCAACTCATACTTCGTGCAACTCTACGCGGACTCGGGAGATGCACTCGATTCGAGCGAAGGAATCGAGGTCGCGTCGGCAAGAGTCGAAACGGGAGATCGAAAGCCTGCACCCCCGGCGCTGAACGCCGAAGAGGGAAGGGAGATTTCTGATCCCTACCTTTCCGGAAACTTGTTCCACGGACCTGCCTTCCAGTTGATGAAGCGCGGCGAGATCACCGATCACGGCGCCTCACTGGTCCTGGATGCCAGCGCGGGAAGTGTGCCGATCGGTTTGTTGCACCCTGCGCTTCTCGATGCGGCACTGCACGGTATCCCCCACGATCAACTGCACCTGTGGGCGCCGGAGATTGCGAAGGACAAGGTCGCCTATCCGGCCCGGATTACTGCACTCACCCTGTACGGCGAAATTCCCAACCGGGGAGAGGTCCGGTGTGAGATCCGCTTTGACGGCTATCTCGCAAAACCAGATTTGCCCCGCTTTAAAATTCAATTAATCGGCGACCAGGGCGTCTTCGCAGAACTCTCGCTCGTGGAAGCTTGTTTTCCAAAGGGTGCATTGGGGTCCGCTACTCCGCTGGATCGTCGCAGCTTCCTTCGCGATCGTGAATTCGTCGAGGGGGTGTCGCTTTCCCGACGCAGAAATGGCGAGACGCGACTCTGCGAAGCCGAAGTCCTGGCCAGCGATTGGATGCCCGGGACCATCGAGGGGATCTATCGCAGTAAAGACGTAGAGACGATCGCCATCAAGGAGCATCTCGCTCTGCGCGAACGATTGCATCCGGGGGATCTGCCCGATGCGTTGCCCCTGAACAGGCTCGCGATCGAAGTCTATCGGGACGGTCAGGATTTTGTGGTGCGGGACGAGACGGGCTTCGATCGAAACAGCCGGTCGCTTGCGCTCGAACGGCTGCACCGTTTCTGGAACCCGTTGCTGGGAATCGATTCTCAATGGTTGGGACAGGATCTTTGGGAGGGCTTGATCCAGCGCTACGTGGGTCGGGTCGTAGTCGAAGACCCCGACGCATTTGCATCGCTCGGGGGCAGGGGCGCAATATTCGTTGGCAATCATCAGGTGCAGATCGAGTCGTTGCTCGTCACCAACATGCTCTCGGCCCTCACCGGAACTCAAGTCGTCACGATGGCGAACGCGAAACACGAACAGGGCTGGATCGGTTGGATCCTGAAAATGCTTGCGACGTATCCAGGTGCCCGAGATCCGAAGTCGATTCTCTACTTCGATCAATCGAAGCCGGATTCGATGTTCGAAATTCTCGCGAATCTAAAGCCCGATCTCGCCGCCGGTCGCCGCGCGTTCTTCGTGCATCCCCAGGGCACTCGAAGCCAGAGTTGTCGGGAACCCGTGACGAAGATCAGTTCGCTGTTTCTCGATCTCGCACTCGAACTCGAGATTCCCATCGTGCCCATCCGCATTTCGGGCGGCCTGTCGGTACAGCCGGCTGTGGGCAAACTCGAATTTCCGATCGCTCACGGTGCGCAGGACTACACGATCGGCGCGCCGATTTCCCCCAAAGAACTCGGCAGCTTCGCCTACGGAGAACGCGGTCGACGTGTGCTCGCAGCGATGAACGCGCTCGGCCCCCCGCTCAAACACGAGAAGCCGAACGCCGGAGATCGAGCCTTTTCCGCGCGGGTCAATAAGTGGCAGAAGGAAACGGGTGCGTCAGAAATTGAAGCCACCTTCTTTCGGATCCTGCAAGAGGCTCCGCTCGCGGGGTCCGAAACACTTCAATTGATCGAGGGCGCGCGCCACAGGTTGCTGCGGCTCGGCAGTGATCCGGTGTCCGTCTGGCTCGGCTCTCTCGCAGCGAAGCTCTACGGGCCACAAGGGCCCAAGGTCGAGGTCGGGGCCTAG